The genomic region GAAATATGGTGAATTAATCCGAGGAGGATAGAGCGTGAAGTTCTCTCACTCTTTTGGCCGACGTGATGGCTACCAGAAAAAAAACTTTAAGAGATAAAATCTTTAATGGAACTTCCTCCAAAGGTTCAAAAGGATGAACACTAGGACCAGGGCCAAGTCCCTAGTTGGAAACACAGATCGCTTAGGTGGTCTCTTGAGGCTGATGGACCTAAAAAATCTTCTAATGAAGACATTGGATGCCAAATCCTTAAGTAGAAGAAAAATTCAAGGCTGATATTTGAACTTTGAGAGTGGAGACTCCCAGGCCAGCTTCAAACCCGTCTTGTAAAAAATGGAGAATGTTATCTATGGATGAATGTAAAACCGGGAACTGGTGATCCTTACACCAGTGAAGAAACTTAGACCAAATCCTAAAGTATATCTTAGACGTCAATCTTCTAGTAGCGTGGAGTAAGACCGCTATTCTGTCTTCTTGCAAACCTTTGTTTCGAAGGATCAGCCTTGCAGTAGCCAAGCTGTCAACCTGAAGAATATTTCTAGCACTTTCAAGGGCAGGTCCCTGTTCATGATGAGAAGGTTTGATCTGGAGAGCTCCCAATAATTGATGGTCATCTTCTTTAGAGCCGAAAACCAGACTCTTTGACCAATAAGGGATTATTGCCAATATTCTCGCTCTGTCTGTTCGTATCTTGAGGAGGACCTTTGGGATTAATGGCAGAGGTGGAAAGACGTAAGCCAGGCGAAAATCCCACTTTATTGATAGAGCATCTATCCAATTGGTTTGATCTGTTCTGAATAGGGAGGCGAAATGGTAAACCTTCTTGTTTGAATCTGTCAGGATTCTGAAAATGTCTAGGTTCAACAACCATTCCTTTTGGTCCCACTTCCCCCTGCTTAGATCGTCTGCTATTATATTGTCGCTGCCTCTTATGTGAACTGCCGCAATGTCTTCCAGATTTCTTTGTGCCCATTCCATAATATCTGCACAAAGACTGTAAGGCTTCCTTACTTTGGTTCCTCCTGGTCGATTGATATAAGAGACTACTGTACGATTGTCTGATTGGATCTTGACCGCTCTTTGAAGTAACCAAGGCCTGAGGTGATGTAGAGCGTACAGAACTGCCAATAATTCTCTGAAATTTGTAGATTCCTTTGCCTCCCTGGACGACCATTTTCCTTGGAACATGGTGGAGCCTAAGTGCGCTCCCCAACCTGAGTTTGAAGCGTCTGTAGTGACTATTAGCCAGACCTTTGGACGAAAAAATAAACCTCCTGAAAGGCACTCTGAGGTTTTTTCACCAAGCAAGCTGAGTTTTCACTTGAGGGGATAACAAGAATCTTTCGTCTAGATCATCCTCTTTTTTGACCAGGTAGTCAGGATGTTCCACTGTAATGGTCTGACCTCTGACCTTGCCCATTTGACTGCCGGAAAAGTGGCAGAAGTCCCAAAACGCCCATGGCCTGTCTGAAGGAACAACTTCCCATCCTTTGGAGACTGGAAATCGTTTTTCGGATTTTCCTCCTTTTTCGTTTGGGAAGAAAAATTGACATGGAGACTGAATTGATCTTGAAGCCGAGAAACTCTATTTCTCTTGTTGGAATGCAAACTGACTTCTTTAGATTTAAGATCCAGCCAAGGATCTTATAGTGACCTGCAGGTCCTTGAGCAGCTGTTTTTCTGTATGTGCCATTAgaagccagtcgtccaaataaggGATAATTGAAATTCCCAATCCCCTCAAATGAGCTGTTAGAGGAGATAGGATCTTTGTAAATAACCTTGGAGCGGATGACAGACCGAACGGCagagccctgaactggaaatgaacgGTGGAACTTCCTCTTTTTATCGCAAATCTTAAATATTTTCTTGAAGTGGTAGCAATCGGAACATGTAGATAAGCATCCTTTAAGTCTATTTTTACCATAACGTCGCCTCTTTGTAAGAGAGGAAAAATCGAAACGATTGACTCCATGTGAAATCTGTGTTAGGGGATAAACTGGTTTATATTCTTTAAATCCAGAATGGGACGAAAAGAGAGGTCTGGTTTTGGAACCAGAAACAATCTTGAATAGACTCCCCAAAACTTTTGCTTTCGTGGTACTCTTTCTATCACCCTTTTGTGTAGAAGAAGCATGGTCTGAAAATATAGAGCCTGAGATCTTTTTGAAGACTGGTACGTTGATTGCAGAAACCTTGCTCTTGGTTGTTCCGTAAAAATAATCTTGTGTCCCCGTCGGATAAGCCTTAGAACCCACGGATTTTTTGTGGTCTGTTCCcatactggaaaaaaatattggagCCTTCCTCCCACACTTCTGGCGTCAAAAACGTCTGTCTCTGAAGGTTCTTTTTTTGAATGCGACACGACAATAGTTGTTGCTCGCATGGGTATCAATCAGGAAGTACAATAGTGGCATCATAGAACATTGCATAATTTTTATAAACATTAGGTATAACAGTAGTGGGAAGCAATTATTGTGCCCCTTGTGGGTATGGGTAGAGTGGTGCGCTATTCTGTAGGTGATGTCCACAGTGGGGTTTACCCCTAGCTTATTGACCTTATGCGTGTACGTAGCGGGGTCGCCCAAGATTCGGCCGGGGGTGAAGGTTCTTTTGACCTCACTTTGTTCAAATCTCTGATTTTTatcctttctttgaaaaaaaattgtggtCTCTCTTGATAAGATCTATTTTTATACTGGTAATTCCTGTACCCTGGTCTCCAGGAGAACTTATCTTGAGGAAGTGCCTTTTTGGTTTCTGACATTTGCCTAATGATTTCCTCTAAAGGAGCGCcgaataatttagatttttccagTGGGAGTTCACAAAGGACTGATTTGGAAGCTGTATCCGCCGACCAAGACCTTAACCATAAGGCACGTCTTGTCACAGAAGACAAACCCATAATTCTGGACGCCAATTTAAGAACCTCTACTGACATATCCAAAAGGTATTCATTTGCCAAATGCATGTTCTGAAACATGTGGCTACGTTCATTAACCTGGTCAGAAGATAAAATTTCTTGGACCGTATTTAGCCAAACGCCATTTGCTCTGGCTACTGCTGCTCCTGCCAGTAAAGCTCTGCATTGAAAACCAGCCGTCTGATAAGCCCGCCTACAAGAGGTTTCGGCTCTTTTATCCATAGGATTCTTTAAAGCTGAAGTCTCCCCTATAGGGatggtgttgtgttttttttttagcaatctgCACCACCTGAACATCTACTTTTGGGAGATCTTCCCAGATAACTTCGCCAGCCAGTTTGAAGATATCCTTGAAGTGTCTGGAAATGAAGGCACGTTTTTCAGGGTTTTTCCATTCCCTGAATATTAGATCAACCAGGCCTTGTTGAACAGAAAAACCTCTTTTGGGATTCTCAGATCTCTGAGGCAGGATTGTTAGATTAACCTCTTTAATAAATTTTCGGATTGCATCCGAAGGAAACCCTACCGGTTCAGTTGATGAGGATCCTGATTCATCCTATAGAGAAAATACATTCTCCGGATGATGATTCAGATGTAGATCTTCTTTTCTTGATCCTCTGTTGTATAGGGGATTCTACCCTTTTAGACTCCTTAATAGTCTCCAAGGTCTGGGCCATATTCTCTTGGAACCAGGTTAGGAAAGATTGCATATCCTTTCGCTTATCTCTTTCAAagagtttgcagtacactgactgcaTATTTTCTTCCTTGATCCGTCTGGAAGAGGAGTTGCACAATCACTGCAAACTAGATGTTTGGATTTTACCGTAGCCTTTCTAGGCATGGGGGTAGCCAGTTTTTCCTTGTCCATCTAAGGATAGGCTGGGCTAGACATATCTGTTAGAGAAATATAAAACGGAGGCTTAGAATGATTGTCAAATCCCATGATTCTTCAGAAAATATGTTAAAGTAAAGATTTCTATTAATCTTACCTCAAAAtacctctgagccgtgtgggggggcaggtgatACGGCGTACCTCTTCTGACCTGCATCCATGCAGTCAGTGGGTACCAGCACAGCTCTTTTATTGCACCAGAAATCAAATTTTCGCGTTTTTTTTTGTGCAGATCTCTTTAAGCTTCCGGATTGCGCAAGTGTTTTTGCGCACCCGGAAGCTTAGGTGGAACACATCACCACCCGggcatgcgttccaccgctgtgcgcttgcTCAGCAACGAGCTTCGCCTCCCGGAAGCCTTTTGCCGGAACCATTCTCGGCATATAGAAGCCAACCTCTGATTGCTCTGTAACGAAAATGAGCATGGGTCTCTCAGCTTACCgcccgggcagctctcggaccggatcCCCCAGACAGATAGCCCGTGTGTCTCACCCTTGAATGTCCTGTCCTTCCTTATCGGGACAAGAAAGAAGACTGGGGGTAGGTTTTGCGGCTCTGCTTCTTATAGGGAAGTGGGGAGGGTCCTTTTTAATCAAGATGCTTGTTTAatgtcttgtccacagggaggagcaaaccCCATgagttactgccaccatatgacagaaaaataaatgtatatagatcCCAGGAATTTGGGTTACCTTCTTTCTGTTTACTCTATGAGGGACCCTACCTAGGTGTTTTAATTGGTGTCTTAATCGGGACCAGCCTATCGTATCGGTTAGGACTTAGACTTGTGTAAATTTCATGTTCTTTACTACCATACGTGGTTCCCAGACATCCATGATTGTTATACCCCTCTATCAACAGTATGTGCTTCTAGTACTCCTAATTAGATGTTTATTGTCAGTTTAACACTGACTTCACTCCTATATTGACCAGATAGTTACTGCAAATACAGACAGTTTTTTCTACATACCTAAGGGTATGTTTGGAGGATGGTGTCAGTGACTATTTGCTACTTTTCTATTTGGTAACACATTGTTGCACACAACTATCAGTAGCTGTTACTCAATATCAGGTCACGACTATTATTTCTATCCTATTGATGTGGTTATCACACCTGACTTCATCAATATTTTCATATAATATGGGATGATCctaatttattttgtatactaCTGAGTATTTCCTTTTTCTCAAATAATTTTTTATCTTTTGggagtttattttatattctccCTATCCCCCAAGAGGGACCAATgaagtttatttattattttcagttCTTTTTACGCTCCATGATTTAGCAACTTTTGGCTTCACACTTTACGGAGCATTACTATCCAGGGTATAGGGACTGTTTGGTGGGAGCACTGTTTAGTTAACCTATCTTCAGCCTGAACTTTATATACTATTACTACTCAGGGTCATGCCCTTTATACCAGTCAACCACTACACCCTCGATGAGTGACCATTCTGAGCACTCATTGCGGCTGTACCATTTCCTTGCTTTTGAActaagattacacaaaaaaaattactCCGTTTTGTACTCGGCCATACTACCAACAAAAATAACTAAACTCACCTTAAAAGTATTTATGTAAAGCCGGCAAATACAAAatcagacttttttttaatttatattttatttattttttaaacaaacatgttTCAAATCAGAAGTGAACTTAATAGTCATGTTCAACATTTAAGTCAAATTTACAATTTCCAATTATTTTTATCTTgacaggtgtgtgtatataacactaaaaatacatattaaaacaagTGCATCAAACTACCAACAGCAGGTGAGACTCCCTGCACCCACCATTTCTgctccaaaacaaacaaaaaaacagctgaAAAGTTGTAGTgacaaccaaaaaaaacaaaaattaggcAAACATTCAAATTAACCAGAATTTAAAAACTTGATTGCCAACTCATTCGAACACGCTCTTTAATGATTCTGGCAAATATGGAAATACTGCAATTCAGGTTACTGTGAAAAGTGCAGGACATGTCATATAAACCATAGACTCACCAACAGACATAGCAGGGGTGTGCAAATTAATTTCTATTGGTGGCCATCAGATGATTAAACAGCTAATTGCACCATTGTGCTAAATGTATACAAGGTTTAGTAGAACTTCCATAAGTTAGTAACCTGTTTTGTAGGAGCAAACCTGCCCGGGAAGTGAGGATACTTTTAAACAAAGTTTATTTGCAATGGGAATCaaacctccaaaaaaaaaaaaaaaaaaaaatgaatggattTCAGACTCTGAAACAGCTTGTTGGGTGACAAGATtccaaaaaatgaaatacaacCCAGGTATCCAATAGGCTACGTAATCCTACACAGAGACAGAGAACTATGATATGCTGGCTCTAAGTTAGTCAATAACCTTACCCACTCCCATACCTGGACAAAAAGACAAGGGAAAGATGGTGCAAAATATTATATAAGGAGACtgaaaaattatacatatataataaaatgtgtcACTGGGCAGTGTACAAGAATGGAgataaaatggtaaaagtgttttTCAGTCCTGTCTCTGGTTATTTGCCAGTGATTTTACAAGTAAAGAGCCCAAATATCCTGTGTCCTTGGATAATGCTAATCTTCCTCTTGTGTTGAACATAAGGTTATTGGCAGAAGGGCATACACTCTCCGTTTCCAAGCAGGCAATATTGCACGCAAAGACTTGAGTAAAACAATATCAGCAGAGGATatgtaaacagtaaaacatttaaCTTGGTTATGTAACCTTTATATTCCAAATCGGTGTGATGACCAAATCATTGGAGACTCACATGTAAGAAAGGCACCTGACAGGCTCTCCTGGTATTGGAGGACAATCTCTAGCTATCTCCTGAAAGAAGAACGGTGGCAATACAACACCATGGAGCAGTGTCTGCATTAAATCAGAAAGATCTAGATAGGAAGCAGACAAGTTAGTCAATTATGTATTATTGCCCAGTGGTTACTGCTTTCCCAGAACAGTCTCCACTTTCGTCAACAGGAAGACAAGGGGATGTAGACCTTTTACGTTTCGATTCTGGAGGTTTACAACTTTTTTCATCGCCAGATAAATTACTTTctgaagagcaaaaaaaaaaaaaagttagcataaCAAGCAATGGGAATATCGAAAAACAAATCAAATTGTAACATACATAGAAACCAGAATAAGTCCACATTAGCACTCATATGTTTAGAGATCCTGCGATGTCAGCAAGTCTCTCTGGAACAATGAGAATTTTTTCACACTAGTCCCTCAAAGATCAGTAACAGTTCAAAATATTATAAATCTTTTGGGCAACATCTACGTAGTAAGCTATTTCTGCAAATACTGAGAATTGGGTTCAGGAGGGTAGTGCCATTCCAAAATCTGAGGCTCATTTGGTAAGTGGAACCTTCAGATAGTGTGTCTACTCATGTAGATATATTTCACAGTACAGCATGAATAGGCTCTAAGACAGAAGGCTTTAACTAACTTTTCATAgttatgataaaaaaataaaaaaaaatatggtcaaTTCctaatgggtaaaaaaaaaaaaaagtttttcatgaGATTCTAGTAATCTccatttttcacattcaaatgctGTTCCTGCCTTTCACTGCAAAAATTACCTAGATAACCTCTTTGTTTCTCTGCACTTAAAGCTCACAGAGCAATCTACAGGTAAAGGATAGAAGATAAAGTTCCCAACGTGGACATATCGAAATATAGAACACGACACTTACCAACAGCGGCATCTCCCGCTGGAGGAGATTTTGTAGTAGGACTGTTTGGTTTGGGATTGGTAACGTTTGACTTCACAGAAATTAGGCTGATTCTCCTTTGGAAAAGAAGATGCAACATTTAAAGAACATATGACATTCCTAAATAAACAAACATCTAAAATCCCAGAAGATAGATCCAGTATACAACGTCTGGAATTAAGAGTCTCTTCCAGGTATGGGAAGTATCTACCTACAGATGACTTTCCAAAATGTTTAACTGTGATTACCTTGGGGAGGGGGTGGTAGGTTTGTTTGTAGGTTTGCTCCAGGCTTCCAGAGTATTAAGAACAATCCTCCTGGGTGGTGCTGCTCTGCTGCCTTGTCCATTCTTCTTGTCGTCAGACGTGGGAGTGGAGGGGATAATTTTAATACTAACCGGAGTGGACACCAGTTCTTTACTAGCAGATGGAGCTGTAGGTTTAATAGCAATAGGAGTGGAAGGATTGGACTGCTCTGCTGGCTTGCTTGTTGGAGTCGTTTCTGTTGGACGTACAACAGCAGGAGAAGATAACCTTTTCACTTTTTTCTTCAACTTCTTTTCCATTGCTGGAGTCTTCAGAACCAGCGCTGGTTTTTCTTTTAAAGGAATCCCAAGTTCCCCCTCATCAAAGGTAACAAAAGAGCAGTAGCCATCTGTGGACGATATGGATAGGAAGGTCCCATCCTTGGACCTGTAACAAGCAACACAAAAGGGGAAAAACTAATTATTAAAAAGGTACGGACAGCAACAGGACCGTCATTCATTCCAACATGACAAACTGGAAACAAAATTAGAAGAGCAAAACAAAACTGAATGGTAAATATAGAAACAGCTTTCTTGGGTGAAAGGCTCAATATTGGGGAAATTTAGACATTGGATTTTTTTTCAAAGTAGATTATTTACAAAATTACACGGATGATAGAACTAGCGACGCGCACAGGGAAAGCAAACTATATATGCACTCTGTGCCATGTAACTGCAGAGTCTAAAAAGCTTTCACCAAAACAACAAGAAACTCCTTGACTTTAACATTACAAGAAGGTGCACATTATACAGTCAGACTGGTTTGCCGACTACCTATAATCTGGCTGCACCATCAGCAGTTGACATACCACTTTTGGAACAAACGCTTTGTGAACTTCATTTACCTAGACTCTAAAAGTTAACAGGTTTTATTAATCTCACCATGAAAGGTCACTCAGCGTATGATAATGAATGCCTGATACGTATGCAAAGGGGAACAGCTGTTGCGTGTCATAAAAAAGCACTGCGTCTTCTGAGGCCACCGCAAACACCATGCGGTACGGCTGATTAATAAGACCTGGAGGTGGCGCCGATGTCTGTTCAGAGTCATCTGTGTGAAGAAAGGAAAGGACAATATGGCAGAATAAGCAAACGCATAAACAAAGCAATCacttccattaaaggaccactatagtgccaggaaaacatactcgttttcctggcactatagtgccctgaaggtgcccccaccctcagggaccccctcccgctgggctctggggagaggaaaggggttaaaacttacctttctccagcgccgggcggggagctcttctcctccgatcctcctcctctcctcccattcggctgaatgcgcacgcgtggcaagagctgcgcgcgcattcagccggtctcataggaaagcattatcaatgctttcctagggacgcttgcgtgctctcactgtgattttcacagtgagaatcacgcaagcgcctctagcggctgtcaatgagacagccactagaggatttgagggctggattaacccatttataagcatagcagtttctctgaaactgctatgtttataaaaaaatgggttaaccctagctggacctggcacccagaccacttcattaagctgaagtggtctgagtgcctagagtggtcctttaagcactttGCACAgtggaacattttaaaaatggatCTTTATTAAATTCtcttaaatataaatattcttTCACCTACATTTACGCAGCAACtgattaaggaaaaaaaaaaagcaagactgCTATGGCACTTTGTCCCAATCATGACTTGCAATGCTATTTTGTAGGCTGCAGAAAAGTATAAAATGGATATTCCAAGTCCCTATGCTCATTGTATAATTTCCAGGGCAAGGAGGTTCCAactgttatttactaaaatcatTGCAGCCAACCCCTCTCTCAAACATTTCAGGAAGAAACTTATACTGGAACACTTCCCCTTCGGCCTAAAATACTATAACACAATGCGTTAAAAATTGTACAACCACAATTTATAGATGTAAATAACGTGCTTTAATTTGATCATACGTGGTTTCCCCTGCACAGTGAGACTTAAATAACAACTATAAATAACAGGCGTGTGCTCAAGCCAGAGGCTCCTTTAACGCCttcaggactggactgtttttgcgatgttgtatgtTAACGACCAggcctttttttacacttttgtggagtttgtgtttagctgtaattttccgctctctcatttactgttcccttacaaattatatatattttttcaggacaaaaaagggctctctttacatactattatttatataatctcatgtaatttaatttaaaaaataaaataaaataaaatatggtgaaaaattgaaaacaaacgttttttgacttttgcttgaaaaatcttttacttagctacaaaagctaataaaaaaccctgctaaatagattcaaaaggGCTCTAGAGAAATTCTTGGGATGATATGGGTCACAAAATAACGACTGTCACTAGATTCAGGATTGTTGTCAACTTTGGAGTTTTAGTTCATGAAGAGCTGGGGCCTCAAAAATTAAATTATTCACCCTTTCTAGAGTGCTGCAGTGGCAGGCGAAAGAGCCAGAGAGTGACGCccctgttttactgttttgaatcactaatatttgtgttcagggaagtctcccgagtaaaacacaacccctcccccccatgtacaagttttagggtgtcatagaaagtttcagggtaaaatacagtgctagcaaattaaattctctggactttcggcctgggttgtcaggcaggtccctcaaattgcaatcaataaaattacttaattatgtaaaaatattacataaatacccacgtagaatttaaatatatatgtaattttgtatatggacatgtcTATTTcgcattaattttatttatatatatatatatatacacacacacacacacacacacacacacaatttcattctaagtattTTGAGAGAAAATAGAAAAAGCCTGAAATGAATTATTCTActcgccagaacaaatacaataagctgtaatatttatagtgtccctttaaatgttctggatcattaacaagatggacaataacagacatacctTTCACTGTTTGCCTCAGctcaaaaaagactggacaacaACGGACAGCAAGGGTGGCCTTTGCTGGGCAGGGAAGGTGAGCAATTGGCCTGAGGAGAAACAATGTTAATAAATGAGCTGAAATAATAGTAAATATAATGAAGAACAGAGTTGAAGTCATTGTGTTAATTGTCATATGTACAACCTAAGGGCCAAGTTGATACTGACGGTCTTCTGCCTACAACACAAAGCACAGTGTCTATTTGCATCACAAACAAATCATGGTGATCAAGATCTCCTCACGTAAACTGGCGCTCTGTGTGTCCACAATAAAATGACAAAGCAACCGATGCTTATGAAACCGTTTTTAAGACGCTCTAACGTAAGGATGAACGGGTATCTtatgtgtcaaggtatgtgcaaAGATAGAATTTGTCTGCACCGGAGCACAGGGAATaaaaatcccaaacaaaaagtcTGGTCTCGCTCAGATAAAACTAGATAGAGCCGTTTCAGCCCTTCCCTCTTTTGCACTATGCGATGGAACAACATGCCAGAATTGAAAAAATGAGGGTGGCCGAATCAATCAAGaaggacagagcagggggta from Pelobates fuscus isolate aPelFus1 chromosome 1, aPelFus1.pri, whole genome shotgun sequence harbors:
- the CHAF1B gene encoding chromatin assembly factor 1 subunit B yields the protein MKVVTCEIAWHNREPVYSVDFQHGTDKVNRMASAGVDTAVRLWKIDKEMDGKAVVEFLASLVRHTKAVNVVRFSPNGEFLASGGDDAAILLWKINENKEPEPTPFQEDNEGELNKENWSVVKTLRGHLEDVYDICWTQDSNFLASASVDNTAIMWDVNKGQKISIFNEHKSYVQGITWDPLGQYIATLSCDRVMRVYRTETKRVAYNVSKMASTAQPEGEFKSYRIFHDDSMKSFFRRPTFTPDGSLLLTPAGCVESGDALVNTTYVFSRKSLKRPIAHLPCPAKATLAVRCCPVFFELRQTVKDDSEQTSAPPPGLINQPYRMVFAVASEDAVLFYDTQQLFPFAYVSGIHYHTLSDLSWSKDGTFLSISSTDGYCSFVTFDEGELGIPLKEKPALVLKTPAMEKKLKKKVKRLSSPAVVRPTETTPTSKPAEQSNPSTPIAIKPTAPSASKELVSTPVSIKIIPSTPTSDDKKNGQGSRAAPPRRIVLNTLEAWSKPTNKPTTPSPRRISLISVKSNVTNPKPNSPTTKSPPAGDAAVESNLSGDEKSCKPPESKRKRSTSPCLPVDESGDCSGKAVTTGQ